DNA sequence from the Ctenopharyngodon idella isolate HZGC_01 chromosome 14, HZGC01, whole genome shotgun sequence genome:
TGCAGTGAAAAAGCACTTCTGACCACCCACCAAGACATGACAAAAGAAGCTGAATATGTTTTGACTAAcccatttttttttcaccacaCAGTGAGAGAGGGAGGAGAGGGCAGGGCTGAGATGGTGGTTCGCGTAGAGACTGCAGATCACTCATGGATCTGGCTTTACATGGTCTTGCAGCTGGAAACTGGTGAAAACCCCATTGTCAGTAACAATTACATCATCAGGTAAGGCTCAGCCTACATCTACAAAGTCAAGTCTATAACCCAAGCTGAATTAGGAATATCACTAATATCACTCTTTTTCTTTGCCACAGTGAGACAGAGGCTTGGTCAGTGAGGCAGCAGCTGAGCTCTGAACAGACCCAGCTCTCCTTGGTGCTGGGTTCAAGCACTTCCCAACAAGAAAGCCTAAGCTTACAGAGTCCAGAAACACTCTCAAGCCCTGACCAAGTGTTCACGCCAGGAAGCAGTGGCCTCTCTGGGCAGTCATTTGACTTCAGCACGGCCGCATGCAGTGCAGGATCTACTGAGGAACAAGGTGGCAGCTCCTCAATAGAGCCTACACAACTGGAGAGTGGCCCACGTTCCAGTCTCTCCTCTATGGAAGAGGAGAGCTTCTTCCAGCATGAGCCCAGTGAACCTGCGGCCAGTCCATCTTCTGCATCATCTCCCATTCCAGTCACGGTTGCAACAGTGTCTGACTTGGACTTCCTCACTCAGAATATTCTGCTGCCACCGGCATTCCAGATAGATCCTCCTCTACCTGCCTTGCCCCTTCCTCTTCCACCTGTGCCTACCTCCCAGGCCCAACAGACCAAGGAGTTTGTGTGCACACCCCCATACACACCTCAACTAGGTGGAAGCAATTTTCCCTTCGGGGAACCTCATTTCAGCTTCGATCCTACCGGGGCCACCTCACCACCTCCTCTTGCTTCAACTGCAACAGTAACAACAACGACGGCACCAACTCTATCTCCATCAGCGCCATCAAACCCACAAGGCAGCCCACCACCTCCAACGACAACACTCTCGACGCTTTTGCCACTCACTATAACATCACCAACCACAGAGATCCTCTTCCCTGTGGAGTCTTGCAGTGGGTCGCTCTATGAAAAACTCCCTCCTACTCCTGACAGTCCAGGTGATGGCGACTGCACGGTCATGACTTTACCAGAAGTCCGTGGTCCGCTGTATGTTGACGTCCCACACGGGCCTTACCCGCCAGAAGGTCTTCTCACACCTGAAGCCTCACCTGGAAAACAGCCAAGTCTGCCCTTCTTCTCCTCACTgcgtgagagagaaaaagagagaacgGAGATCTCGCTTTTAGCCCAGCACATCAGCACACTAGCAGAGGGCTTCTACTTAGATCCATTCCTGGCCAAGCTGGTTCCTTCCACCATTTCTGAACGCTCTCAGTCTCCATCTCTGAATTCTGCAGGACTTGATTCAGTGCCACTGTTGGGTGAATTCTACACGCTCAAGTCCTGGAAAGGCCTGGACCTGCCcatcttctctgatgacgagtcTCTGTTTGAAGAGAGTATATTAGAGACCCTTCTCCAGGACCTCACATCCTCCCCTCCCCTCTCACCGACTCACTCTTCCTCCTCTCACTCTAGCCCACCTTCCTCTCCCTCCACTCCTGAGTGCTGGTGCTCCCCCTTGCACTTTGACGGAGTCTCTGCTGTGAGTGCCGGTCACTTCTGTAGCGTCCAATCGGCGCACTGTAACAATGAGGCCGGGCGAGGGGCTATGATGTCGCCAGTCAACGCAGGCAACATGGCAGATGGAAAGGCGGCAGGCGAAGTTGCGATGGAGACAGAGGTAGCACCATCGCCTCTGTTCATGGGCATACCAACATCTCCACCACTGCAGCTGACTGCCTCCCCTGCTTCGGTGCCTGTCTCGTCACCTGTCCGCCCTGCGTCGCCCGGCCTGCCCTGCGCCCAGTCCCTCCTCGAGGAGCTGGCCGCCCTGGAACCCATGTTTGGGGCAGGTGCCTCGATCGCCCCTGGCCTGGGGCAACAACCTGAGTTGTATCAACTCCAATGTCATGCGCCGCAACAGTGCTTCCGCAAAGGTGAGAGTTGGTCTTTTTTCTGATCACTTTGCTGTGTTGCCATTTTTGCCAAACCAacgttattattattgttaataacaTGATGTCCCCTGTTTCTTCTTTTTGTATTACAGATGGGAGTGGAAGTGATCCTCCGTTCTAAAATAAGTCTGTGACTTACTTCATTAAGTATGGCATATTGTCATATTTCATGGAGCTACTTTTGCTGAAAAGtgaatattaattaattgtataaatatatacataatgtaTATAATGCCAAAAAAGACTTGAACTTCCTCAAATCCAATGAGAGTTAACCGTCATGTTCACAATTGTTCATCTAATTATCCATTCATTTATGTTAATAATAGTGCAACCCTTTGGTAGCAATGCAATATACTAGTCTTTAACAAATCCTAAGAGGACTAAGAGGTCAATTTATGTGTTTCTGCTATAATGTAACATGAGCTTATATGAGTGAGAGTTACAGCTCTGACTTTGTAAGTGTAAACCGACTTACAGACTTGCATTTGTATTCACTTGTAGTGAAAACTCAGTTGTGAACTTTGAGGACATGAAAAAAGATTCTTCAACATTTCAGTAAGAAACAACAGATAGTCTATGGCTCAATGCTCGTCATccagcatcacacacacacaacgccCAATGTGTGGAAAGTATTCGCATAATAGATCAATATTTGGTCATTTCAAAAAGTGAACAGTTTGTAAAAGTATCAAAATCAGCATGTTTACCACTGCTGATTCGCTTTCCCGTCTAATCTTTCACCTCAGTAACTAATGTCAGAAATCATAatataaatgacagaattcagACTACATTGGGCTTTGAGTGTGTGAATGCAACTCTTGGACATATCATTTCAAATGTGTTTCAATGTGATGTACAAATGTGAACAAATTCCATTTTGTGTGCAAGACAAGTCAAGTTTTCACATCGTTCTCCTACTGGCCGGTGGACAAAAGCTGCAGTGGAAGCCGCCAGGGAGAGGGACAAAATATTGTGCATGGCTTTGCATGCACGGACATTACTGGACTTATTTCTAGCTACTACTGAGTGACGGAGTAACGAATCCATTCGGCCGGCTACTCTGATGGGCATGGCTAGAAGGAATTGCACTGGACATTTGCAGCATCAATATTTGTAATGCTTGCAATCTGCAGAAGCTCTTGTGTGCCTGGCACATCAAGAGGTTGCAGACCTAAGAGAAACAGCACCTTTATTCAGTGAATACCACAGTGACATCGTAACTTTGCTGTCTGCGGTGTGGAGTGGTGACAATGACTGTGTGAATGATTGATTCTTCTTTTTTGAGAGGGGTTATAAAAACGAAGcaaagttttgttttaaaaaatgagcGGGAAAATAGGGATGAAGTTCTATTTCTATTCAGTTACTAATCGACACGGGTTGAGAATGGTTCTATTCCCATGGTGTCGACATGCTAACGTAGAGTTCTCTACGGTCAAGTAAAGGATTGATTCCTATGTTCTAGCTATTTACATGctaagtttaaaaataaaaagtattttattgtatGTATGCTGACTTACAGGGTGCTTGGTGCACGTGCCTCTAGCTAGGCATGATGCGGAATGGTTAAAGATTGTAATCATTTGTACATTTGTACAAACAACAGTCTGTACATATCAGAAACATTTCTATCACATGAGATGAAAACATACTTGACATATGCTATTTATGAAGAATGGACATTGTGGATCAGTGTTCTTTTGTGTCGCTGATAAGTGTATTTGGTTGTCAAAACAGAGGCATTTATATTAAAGTGCACTTAAAAGTACTCATGTGTCTAGTTCCTCCTTTCCTTCCCTTTTGCTAACCACTGTCCTTTCCTCGCATTCTCCTCACTCTTTCCCCCGGAGTGCGGACTGCTCAGCAACACCACTGACGCACGCTCGCGATGAGACGCTATCTGACTCAGACTGACGTACACACTTGACACAGACCGCCAGCTTCCCGCTTTGACGCACTCACGTACTGAATGCCACACGCACGTAgccccccccccctcccccccccccctcctctctttctctttttctctcagcCCACACTCAATGTACCTGCTATTTTGACGTCGCATGACAGCGTTATCAGACTCCATATATGGGCTTTCCTGCTCAGGGGCACTAATTTTAGTCTCCTCCTCCCTTTCCTCACAGCATCCTTCCCAAtaaggagagagagagtatgtAAAGAGAGGAGAGCTGTGTTGCTATGCTAATGAATTTAACGTACAAGAGCCAGTCAGCCAATTAAAGCAACCGATGTTAAGTTACCAAAAGCTGTGATTCAAAGCCTCCGCCTtattcaagctattttatgTCAAGCACAATCTCCTCTaactcttttctttctctccctcttaCCTTCTATTTTTAGCCACAATGCACCTTGGGGAGCTTAGAAATAATCAAGCATCATAAGTATAGTAACCATCTGCCATAAAAGAATAGAACCAAGCTGTGCGTCAGCATGGGAACATTTTGTTCCAGCCTCTCATTGCTCCACCATTGCAGCTTATTGAGACTAAACAGTGTCACAGAAACCCAGATTGGCTCTCTTACACCATCTGGTGTCAAATAAAATGCATCTATGTATGTAACAGAGAAAACTACAGTATTTAACAGACACTGATGGATAAATCTTGACCAATTTAAGCTGGTATGACTGGTACATAGCTTGTTGCTGGTTGAAGATGTTTTACCAGCTTGCACCAGCTAGAATATTAAGAAACAGCAAggaattttattaataaaaattataacatGTTAGCtagaaaatattactttttcatACTGGTGTTTCTGGGGTGGCGGTCCCTGGGTCCATAGTGCTTCTGTAGAAAAATGATAGAAGAGAAAGCATTCAGGAGTCTGtgtgtttattcatatcagacagagaaaataaacagtttttagcctgcaaacatatatttttatcagTGCTGTTAAGAGATTAGTAAGGatacatataataaattataaaagatataaaacataatgtacaataaattaaaactgaTGCCCCCTTGTGgaaacatacaaacacacacacacgttaggAAGTGGAAGCCTATACTATGAAGCCGGTTAAAGtatttagttcacccaaaaatgaaaattctgtcattaattactcatcctcatgtcgtttcacacctgtaagactttttgtttatcttcgtaacacaaatgaagatcattttgatgaaatctgagagctttctgtccctccatagacagcctacgcaattgaaattttgacacttcaaaaagttcataaagagataggAAAACTAATCAACAGAAGCTCAACAGAATCTGAATGACGTGCAAggacaaacctcttccggaagctcaaacgtgctacgtaacacacaagaatgaacctcattggttacgcagcacttttgagcttcattaagaaccaatgaggtttattttcgtgtgttacgcagcacttttgagcttcagcaagaaccaatgaggtttatttttgtgttacgcagcacgtttgagcttcaacaagaaccagagaggttcatttttgtgtgttacacacacgtttgagcttcagcaagaaccaatgaggttcattttcatgtgttatgcagcacTTATAAGCTTCAAGGGTTAGtgtgcccaaaaatgaaatttctgtcattaattactcaccctcatgtcatcccaaacctaTTAGACTtttgtttgtcttcggaacacaaattaagatatttttgatgaaatctgaggatTTCTGATCCACACACAGGCAGTagcgacattgcaccttttgaggtccagaaaggtactaaagacatcgttaaaactgctgacgtgactacagtggttcaaccttaatattatgaagtgatgagaatacttcttgtgagcaaaaacaaaacaaaaataatgactttattcaacaaattcatctgtccCCTCTCATAATGCTACGCTATTtacgttgcagagcttcagagtttacgtccgaacggcgGCTCAGTGTTGGCTCAGTATCAGCtctggtcacgtgagcagcacgatgcatgcgtgtgatactgacacaggagccggccaatactgagcccgcgttcagacataaacactgaagctctgcgaTGAAAATAGCGTaggacagacgaatttgttaaataaagtaattatttttgttttgtttttgcgcacaaaaagtattcttgtcgcttcataatattaaggttgaaccactgtagtcacgtcgatggttttaatgatgtctttaaaacctttctggacctcaaaaggtgcaatgtcgttgctgcctgTGTGTGGATCAGAAATCctgggatttcatcaaaaatatcttaatttgtgttccgaagacaaacgaaggtgacatgagggtgagtaattaatgacagaaatttcatttttgggttaactaaccctttcagcaagaaccaatgaggttcattctcgtgtgttgtgcagcacgtttgagcttctggaagaggtttgttcttgcatgtcattcaggttcggttgagcttctgtttatgttcctgatcaaagtttatatgtgaataaaagcctaaatcaaatctgttcatcatataaagtgaaaatttggactaaactgctcaattcatatggattagttttatgatctctttatgaactttttgaagcgtcaaagttgcAATTCCGTAggatggagggacagaaagctctcagatttcatcaaaaagattttcatttgtgttttgaagacgAACGAAAGTCtgacgggtttggaacgacatgcgtgcgagtaattaatgacagaattttcatttttgggtgaactatccctttaaggtggtTAAGCCTAGCCAGGtatgttttagtttagtttggtACCAACCCTAGGTTTCAGGCACCATGAAAGGGGCTTGGCTTTTAGCAGTGTTCATCGCCATAGTAACTTACACTCCACTGCAGGTTATGTTCTAGAGATCTCAAACTGAAACTGGACCAGGTGTGAGtgagacagatagacagatttCTGATGCAATAAATCCTTCCCCCAGTTTCTACTCCAAATGAAAGGCTACTACAgagaaaaaggtttttttttttaaaggattagtccactttcaaataataatttcctattaatttactcacccccgtgTTATCCAAGATGTCcgtgtccttctttcttcagtcgaaaagaaataaggtttttgatgaaaacattccaggattattctccttatagtggacttcaatggtctccaaacggttgaagatcaaaattacagtttcagtgcagcttcaaagggctttaaacgataccagacgaggaataagggtcttatctagcgaaacgatctgtcattttctaaaaaaatgtatatgctttataggaccaaatgatcgcatcacaagcgcttccaccagaacgcgattccgtattcttcaaaaagcttacgctaaatgtcctacgccttccttattcaatttacggaacgaacgcgccGCCAGTTccgctttttccgtaagttgaatagggaaggcgtaggtcATTTAGCGTAAgcactttgaagctgcactaaaactgtaattttgaccttcaaccgtttggagaccactgaagtccactataaggagaataatcctggaatgttttcattaaaaaccttaatttcttttcgactgaagaaagaaggacatggacatcttggatgacatgggtgtgagtaaattatcaggaaatttttcatttgaaagtgaactattacTTTAAGACAAAATCGTCTGGCTTTTAGCAAtgataattcataattattttgtgtGATTTAGATATTATGTCGGCCTAATTATTATAACCTTATTCCATTAAACATGTGCAATCTTTAAATGATCAAcgtcatggtaccaacaaagcctgATTGGAttagtttggttttgtcaactcaaAACTAATCATGTAACCCTGAGATTGTTCAACTACTACCATCGTGGTATGAGCCGCTGGACTTCATTTACAGACCAGACAGATCTGTATTCTACCTAATACTTTCTTTCAAAATTAGACCATTCTAAACGTATAGGAGAGTGACTTCGTTTCACATATCTATTTAGATTTTGACTGTGACTTGACATGAATTAGAGCACGCCAGTCGCGGTGTGgcatgatttttatttaataaacagaTATGTAACCATGACACTCCATTTTGTCTCTTTAAAAGCAAACGAATTTCTCGCATTCATTATGCAGAAAGAGACTTTTGATGTTGGTAGAGGCGGCTGACAAAGGTTAGTTCACATCAAAGTAAAGCCACTCACTGGGGCTCGGAGACGATCAGTCAGAAGCCAAGATCAGAAGAAAAGCGTCTGAGAAATTTGTCTCAGATTTTAGACAAAAGCATCTAGTTACGCctgattataaattatatactcAAAGGGACACAGATCTGACTGATTTCTCAAGCTTAAGACTTACATTTAGCTCGCAGTAATATGCGGAGCACTCTCCAGGATGTACTGTAGGGAGTTATTCACCAAGGGATGATcatctgtgtctgtgtgagcaAACCTGCAACAGTCTTTAAAGATGCAGTGCCACCATGTGGACATTCAAAGAGTCCTGTGaattaaattgcaattttagaaaaagttcagaaaataaatgtagcctttaTAATAAAATTGGAGCTCAAAAGCATGTAgcctaacactttacaacaaggatcaatttattctttttaattaactagttaacatgaactaacagtgaaaaatacttctaaagaatttattaaaagtttagcAGCCTATATGAATTTccacatttactaatacatcatTGTAATCAAATGTTATAGGGCTATCTGTAAAtaatttaatggacctgagctaacacgAAGAAacaattaacttttattttttattaactaacgctAATAAAcgctaataatattaataaacactgtaaaaaatgtaaactattgCTCATTGTTCGTTAATGAATTAACTAACGTTGACTAGGCTAATGGAATCTTATTGTAAACTGTTACCAGAAAGCATCATTGATTCTCCACTGAGAACTCCGTGGAAACAAAGCGTAACTGAAATTAGAAACTACATGGAAATACCGGAATGGAAAACGTTTCCAAGTAAAGATTCATATTCATGCTGGGATTACAAAAGGGGACTAATGAAAAACGCTGAGAGAAATGCAACTGGTGCAATAGGGGTGAGGTAACACGTTTCCACATAGGCTATGCAAGCATGACtactagttgccatatcaacactatagagaaaaaattgcaccaaaattcaaaaatcttGCTATAACAAAAGTACATGTCTTACTAAggttagtttatttttaattattaaaaaaaaacaccattattttatatgaaaaagttaataatcgtattttattaacaaaatattttagtttgtccttatatatatatatatatatatacatacagtatctcacagaagtgagtacacccctgacatttttgtaaatattttattatatcttttcatgtgacaacactgaagaaatgacacttttctacaatgtaaagtagtgagtgtacagcttgtataacagtgtaaattttctctcccctcaaaataactcaacacacagccattaatgcctaaaccgctggccacaaaagtgagtacacccctaagtgaaaatgtctaaagtgtcaatattttgtgtggccaccattatttttcagcactgccttaaaggattagttcacttctgaatgaaaatttcctgataatttactcaccctcatgtcatccaagatgttcatgtctttctttcttcagtcgaaaagaaattaaggtttacgaagcttacgctgtatgtcctatgccttccctattcaacttacggaacgaacgcggcgccagttccgttttttctgtaagtagaataggaaaggcgtaggacatacagcgtaagctttttgaagaatacggaagacGGAAGCACACGCAAggcaatcatttgtgtttataaagcatatacatatgaatttttttgaaaatgaccgatcgtttcgctagataagacccttatttctcgtctggtatcgtttaaagccctttgaagctgcactgaaactgtaattttgaccttcaacagtggagtccatccactataaggagaataatcctggaatgttttcatcaaaaacctcaatttcttttcgactgaagaaagaaagacatgaacatcttggatgacatgggggtgagtaaattatcaggaaaattttatttcaaagtggactaatcctttaaccctcttgggcatggagttcaccagagcttcacaggttgccactggagtcctcttccactcctccatgacgacatcacggagcttgtggatgttagagacattgcgctcctccaccttctgtttgaggatgccccacagatgctcaatagggtttagtccatcacctttaccctcagcttctttagcaaggcagtggaggtgtgtttggggtcgttatcatgttggaatactgccctgcggcccagtctccgaagggaggggatcatgctctgcttcagtatttcacagtacatgttggcattcacggttccctcaatgaactgtagctccccagtgccggcagcactcatgcagccccagaccatgacactcccaccaccatgcttgactgtaggcaagacacacttgtgtcttgagagttctttgccatgaggtgcaatgttgaacttccagtgaccagtatgagagagtgagagcgataacaccaaatttaacacacctgctccccattcacacctgagaccttgtaacactaacgagtcacatgacactggggagagaaaatggctaattgagcccaatttggacattttcacttaggggtatactcacttttgtggccagcggtttagacattaatggctgtgcgttgagttattttgaggggacagcaaatttacactgttatacaagctgtacactcactactttacattgtagcaaagtgtcatttcttcagtgttgtcacatgaaaagatataataaaatatttacaaaaatgtcagGGGTGTAcgcacttctgtgagatactatatatatatatatatatatatacacagtcctgcttgaaagtttgtgaaccccttgcagaatctgtgaaaatgtgaaaaatttgaacaaaataagagagatcatacaaaatgcatgttattttttattttgcatatttgaaccctttccagcagtgactgtatgatctTTTCACACTCAGGaaaattgagggactcaaacacaactaggttcaaacattcactgatgctccagaaagaaacacgatgcattaagagccagggggtgaaaacttttgaacaggatgaagaagtccaaattattcttattttgcttaaatatatatatattttttcatttagtactgcccttcggaagcaacagaagatacttacatgtttcctggaagacagattaagtacaatttaccttgatcttcaaattcaaaaagttttcacccccccgctcttaatgcatcgtgtttccttctggagcgtcagtgaatgtttgaatgaacagagctcagtttaactgttcaggacaaaaaagggactcatgaacaaccatcacaaaacaaaaaaaaaacagtcgtagatcatccaggtaaccacacgttgtcacaaacttttgaacagggtcattttaataaattcagctattttttttttgtctgacagacagacagacagacagatagacagatccAAATTCTGCCTCAGTTTTTGCCAGAAGGATGTTTGTTAATTGTTTCATTTTAGCATTCTGGAAAGCTTTTTCCATGAAGTCTCCACTTGAGTGTATACATCTTCAAATTGCTGCCATTTGGATACACTCTTCTGAAGGTCTTTGAAGTGGAGCAGACATTATCTTCCAGCTCAAATGGCATCTCAGCATAAATGCAACGATGTGGAACAAGTTTTTCTGATGTTTGTTATGAAAATTGCTAAATTCAGATTCAGCAGGCAACAGGCATTCTTTTTATAGCAGCATGTATTCTCACTTTTGTACTTGCAGTAGCATTCACTGTTATTTTTGCAAGGACTCGGCTACTGTTAATATGCACAAGAGTTGCTGTTTTTTATGCCTCAGGCCATTCTGTACATATATGGACTAAAAGATGAGGGCAAATACTGAATTTTTGATTCCTACTAAGTGGGGTTCTTCGGTCTACTTTCTGCAATATTCAGGAGGTAGTGTAGTGTGGGGTTCACTACAGGTGTATAATAATGAAGAAGGGTTGGATTACATAACAGCAAATCTCATTTGTATAGCAAAAACGCACTGCGGATCTCAAATGACCACATGACCGTGTCTGAGAAAGACTCTTGCCTCCAAATCCCTTCAGGGCTCTTGTGAGATTCTGCACTTTGACAAGCTTCATCTAATGCATAAGATACAGATTCTGATGCCTTTTGCCTTTTACAAACACCAAATATAACAGCCATCACTCTATATGAGTCTcaaaaggggggaaaaagcCAAGAGGCCACATGTGAAATCACATCCTCTTCATGTTATCGTCTCTCGTCCTTCCTTTCTTGTGAAATTGCAGTCAGCGACATGGAGAACACTGTCAGTGAAAC
Encoded proteins:
- the npas4a gene encoding neuronal PAS domain-containing protein 4A gives rise to the protein MYRSTKGASKARRDQINAEIRNLKDLLPISDADKSRLSYLHIMSLACMYTRKSVFFSQDTGAAGSAEETTGFLSFHELNELVQVMPGFLMLLTGEGKLLYLSDSVSEHLGHSMVDLVAQGDSVYDIIDTADHFIMRSNLVPPTSPDTDRLFRCRFNTSKSVRRQSAGNKLVLIRSHCLSPTLDESSPGSYWTSNPVWVCFCAPLEPHTSQGGAAPEREQSSASTLESSFFLPCFRSQHSRDMRLQEAQDSVNVYLGLNVETLRSQSWYSFLHPQDLSHASAQHCSLLREGGEGRAEMVVRVETADHSWIWLYMVLQLETGENPIVSNNYIISETEAWSVRQQLSSEQTQLSLVLGSSTSQQESLSLQSPETLSSPDQVFTPGSSGLSGQSFDFSTAACSAGSTEEQGGSSSIEPTQLESGPRSSLSSMEEESFFQHEPSEPAASPSSASSPIPVTVATVSDLDFLTQNILLPPAFQIDPPLPALPLPLPPVPTSQAQQTKEFVCTPPYTPQLGGSNFPFGEPHFSFDPTGATSPPPLASTATVTTTTAPTLSPSAPSNPQGSPPPPTTTLSTLLPLTITSPTTEILFPVESCSGSLYEKLPPTPDSPGDGDCTVMTLPEVRGPLYVDVPHGPYPPEGLLTPEASPGKQPSLPFFSSLREREKERTEISLLAQHISTLAEGFYLDPFLAKLVPSTISERSQSPSLNSAGLDSVPLLGEFYTLKSWKGLDLPIFSDDESLFEESILETLLQDLTSSPPLSPTHSSSSHSSPPSSPSTPECWCSPLHFDGVSAVSAGHFCSVQSAHCNNEAGRGAMMSPVNAGNMADGKAAGEVAMETEVAPSPLFMGIPTSPPLQLTASPASVPVSSPVRPASPGLPCAQSLLEELAALEPMFGAGASIAPGLGQQPELYQLQCHAPQQCFRKDGSGSDPPF